The following proteins are encoded in a genomic region of Kosakonia oryzae:
- a CDS encoding response regulator transcription factor produces MPDNKNIEITFSVFKNADALLQITSTRPVDLIILDLGTWFTIINNTSQHLQQTTDGVLASGSKVLLILLEADAHIIDQLVKMNVDAIISMSDSSSELKQAIEHVLNPEIQRKYISNYITNQLYGRKYEKLSKKEWEVIKMFSEGYSLLEIAEKRCRAISTVATQKMNAMKKLNLRNNGELIKYFYIHSLL; encoded by the coding sequence GTGCCGGATAATAAGAATATTGAAATTACATTTAGCGTATTTAAGAATGCCGATGCGCTTTTGCAAATCACCAGCACACGGCCTGTTGATCTCATTATTCTCGACCTCGGCACATGGTTTACTATCATCAACAATACCAGTCAGCATTTGCAGCAAACAACGGACGGTGTGCTTGCCTCTGGTAGCAAAGTCCTGTTGATTCTGCTGGAAGCCGATGCACATATCATTGACCAACTGGTAAAGATGAATGTTGATGCAATTATTAGCATGAGCGATAGTTCGTCTGAACTGAAACAGGCAATTGAGCACGTATTAAATCCAGAAATACAGCGGAAATATATTTCGAATTATATTACGAATCAATTGTATGGCCGTAAATACGAGAAATTATCAAAGAAAGAGTGGGAAGTGATAAAAATGTTCTCTGAGGGATATAGCTTACTTGAGATTGCTGAAAAACGTTGTCGGGCGATAAGTACCGTTGCTACCCAAAAAATGAACGCAATGAAAAAACTGAATTTGCGTAATAATGGCGAGCTAATTAAATATTTTTATATTCACAGCCTGCTTTAA
- the erpA gene encoding iron-sulfur cluster insertion protein ErpA, whose product MSDDVALPLEFTDAAANKVKNLIADEDNPNLKLRVYITGGGCSGFQYGFTFDDQINDGDMTIEKQGVGLVVDPMSLQYLVGGSVDYTEGLEGSRFVVTNPNATSTCGCGSSFSI is encoded by the coding sequence ATGAGTGATGACGTAGCGCTGCCGCTGGAGTTTACCGACGCAGCAGCCAACAAAGTAAAGAACCTGATTGCGGACGAAGATAACCCGAATCTGAAGCTGCGTGTCTACATCACCGGTGGTGGTTGCAGCGGCTTCCAGTACGGTTTTACCTTTGACGATCAAATCAACGATGGTGATATGACTATCGAGAAGCAGGGCGTTGGCCTGGTGGTTGATCCGATGAGCCTGCAATATCTGGTCGGCGGTTCGGTAGATTATACCGAAGGCCTGGAAGGCTCCCGCTTCGTGGTAACCAACCCGAATGCGACCAGCACCTGCGGCTGTGGTTCCTCTTTCAGCATCTGA
- the fhuC gene encoding Fe3+-hydroxamate ABC transporter ATP-binding protein FhuC, producing the protein MQENRALPDTTFQLTEVAFSVPGRTLLQPLSLTFPVGKVTGLIGHNGSGKSTLLKMLGRHQPPSAGDILLDGQPLESWNSKAFARKVAYLPQQLPQAEGMTVRELVAIGRYPWHGALGRFGVADREKVEEAIALVGLKPLAHRLVDSLSGGERQRAWIAMLVAQDSRCLLLDEPTSALDIAHQVDVLALVHRLSQQRGLTVIAVLHDINMAARYCDYLVALRGGEMIAEGTPDALMRADTLEHIYGIPMGILPHPAGAAPVSFVY; encoded by the coding sequence ATGCAGGAAAACAGAGCGCTTCCCGATACTACCTTTCAACTGACCGAGGTTGCTTTTAGCGTGCCGGGACGTACGCTGCTGCAGCCTCTCTCCCTGACATTCCCGGTAGGGAAAGTTACTGGCCTGATTGGCCATAATGGCTCGGGCAAATCCACATTGCTGAAAATGCTCGGCCGTCATCAGCCGCCTTCTGCGGGCGACATTCTGCTCGACGGGCAGCCGCTGGAGAGCTGGAACAGCAAGGCGTTTGCCCGCAAAGTGGCTTATCTGCCGCAGCAGTTGCCGCAGGCGGAAGGGATGACGGTGCGTGAGCTGGTGGCGATTGGCCGCTATCCGTGGCACGGTGCGCTGGGGCGTTTTGGCGTGGCCGACAGAGAAAAAGTGGAAGAGGCGATAGCGCTGGTCGGGCTAAAACCGCTGGCGCACCGGCTGGTGGATAGTCTCTCCGGCGGCGAGCGTCAGCGGGCGTGGATTGCGATGCTGGTGGCGCAGGACAGCCGCTGCCTGTTACTGGATGAACCGACCTCGGCGCTGGATATCGCGCACCAGGTCGATGTGCTGGCGCTGGTGCACCGCTTAAGCCAGCAGCGCGGGCTGACGGTGATTGCTGTGCTGCACGATATCAATATGGCGGCGCGTTATTGTGACTACCTGGTGGCGCTGCGCGGTGGTGAAATGATCGCCGAAGGCACACCGGACGCGCTGATGCGTGCTGATACGCTTGAACATATTTACGGTATCCCGATGGGGATCCTGCCGCATCCGGCGGGCGCAGCACCGGTGAGTTTTGTCTACTGA
- the fhuB gene encoding Fe(3+)-hydroxamate ABC transporter permease FhuB: MSQRIARFPVFLLALLFVAAAWLTWSNLNVALPRAQWGQAFRAPDMNLIDQMLFHYSLLPRLAVSLLVGAGLGLVGVLFQQVLRNPLAEPTTLGVATGAQLGITITTLWAIPGVLASQFAALIGAGAVGALVFGVAWGKRLSPVTLILAGLVVSLYCGAINQLLVLFHHDQLQSMFLWSTGTLTQTDWSVAQSLWPQLLGCAVLTLLLLRPLTLMGLDDGVARNLGLALSMARLAALTLAIVLSALLVNAVGIIGFIGLFAPLLAKMLGARRLLARLLLAPLIGALILWLSDQIIWWLTRVWMEVSTGSITALIGAPLLLWLLPRLRSMNTPAMDAGDNVAAERQQVPWFVLGGLVVLLLVMWAALAFGRDAQGWHWASGTLLQELLPWRWPRIIAALTAGVMLAVAGCIIQRLTGNPMASPEVLGISSGAAFGVVLMLFFVPGNAFGWLMPAGSLGAALTLLIIMIAAGRGGFSPHRMLLAGMALSTAFTMLLMMLQASGDPRMAAILTWISGSTYSASGDQVLRSGVMMVILLALTPLCRRWLMILPLGGDTARAVGLALTSSRIALLLLAAALTATATMTIGPLSFVGLMAPHIARMMGFRRTMPHIVISALVGGILLVFADWCGRMLMFPFQIPAGLLSTFIGAPYFIYLLRKQSR; this comes from the coding sequence ATGAGCCAGCGTATTGCGCGTTTCCCGGTCTTCTTGCTGGCGCTGCTGTTTGTCGCCGCAGCCTGGCTGACCTGGAGCAACTTAAACGTTGCTCTGCCGCGTGCGCAGTGGGGGCAGGCGTTTCGTGCCCCCGATATGAATCTGATCGATCAGATGCTGTTCCATTACAGCCTGTTGCCGCGCCTCGCCGTCTCGCTGCTGGTGGGCGCGGGGCTTGGGCTGGTTGGCGTGCTGTTCCAGCAGGTATTGCGTAACCCGCTGGCCGAACCGACCACGCTGGGCGTGGCGACCGGCGCGCAGTTGGGCATCACGATTACTACACTGTGGGCTATTCCGGGCGTGCTGGCCTCGCAGTTTGCGGCGTTGATCGGCGCAGGCGCCGTTGGCGCGCTGGTATTTGGTGTGGCGTGGGGAAAACGGTTGTCGCCGGTGACGCTGATCCTCGCCGGTCTGGTGGTCAGCCTCTATTGCGGCGCGATCAACCAGTTGCTGGTGTTGTTTCACCACGATCAACTGCAAAGCATGTTTTTGTGGAGCACCGGAACGCTGACGCAGACCGACTGGAGCGTGGCGCAAAGTCTGTGGCCGCAGCTACTTGGCTGCGCTGTACTGACGTTGCTGTTGCTGCGCCCGCTCACGCTGATGGGGCTGGATGATGGCGTTGCGCGCAATCTGGGGCTTGCGCTGTCGATGGCGCGCCTGGCTGCGCTGACGCTGGCGATTGTCCTGAGCGCGTTACTGGTGAATGCGGTGGGGATCATCGGTTTTATCGGCCTGTTTGCGCCACTGCTGGCAAAAATGCTCGGCGCACGTCGTCTGCTGGCGCGGCTGCTGTTAGCGCCGCTGATTGGCGCGCTGATCCTCTGGCTCTCCGACCAGATCATCTGGTGGTTGACGCGGGTGTGGATGGAAGTCTCCACCGGTTCGATCACCGCGTTGATTGGCGCTCCGCTGCTGCTGTGGCTGTTGCCGCGTCTGCGGAGTATGAATACCCCCGCCATGGACGCCGGGGATAATGTCGCGGCTGAACGTCAGCAGGTACCGTGGTTTGTGCTGGGAGGGCTGGTGGTGCTGTTGCTGGTGATGTGGGCCGCGCTGGCTTTTGGTCGCGATGCACAGGGCTGGCACTGGGCCAGCGGCACGCTGTTGCAGGAGTTGCTGCCGTGGCGCTGGCCGCGCATTATTGCCGCGCTGACCGCCGGGGTGATGCTGGCTGTCGCGGGTTGCATCATTCAGCGCCTGACCGGTAACCCAATGGCCAGCCCGGAAGTGCTGGGGATCAGCTCTGGTGCCGCCTTTGGTGTGGTGCTAATGCTGTTCTTCGTGCCCGGCAACGCGTTTGGCTGGCTGATGCCCGCCGGGAGCCTCGGCGCGGCGCTGACACTGCTGATCATTATGATCGCCGCCGGGCGCGGAGGATTCTCGCCGCACCGCATGCTGCTGGCGGGGATGGCGCTCAGTACCGCCTTCACTATGTTGCTGATGATGTTGCAGGCCAGTGGGGATCCGCGTATGGCGGCGATCCTGACGTGGATTTCCGGCAGTACCTATAGCGCCTCGGGCGATCAGGTGCTGCGTAGCGGCGTAATGATGGTGATCCTGCTGGCGTTGACACCGCTTTGCCGTCGCTGGCTGATGATTTTACCGCTCGGCGGCGATACGGCGCGCGCGGTTGGCCTGGCTCTGACATCTTCACGTATCGCGCTATTGTTGCTGGCTGCAGCGTTGACGGCTACCGCGACCATGACCATCGGCCCGTTGAGCTTTGTGGGTCTGATGGCGCCGCATATTGCGCGGATGATGGGATTCCGTCGTACGATGCCGCATATTGTCATTTCGGCGCTGGTCGGGGGAATTTTGCTGGTGTTTGCTGACTGGTGCGGGCGGATGCTGATGTTTCCGTTCCAGATCCCGGCGGGATTGCTGTCGACGTTTATCGGCGCACCGTACTTTATCTATTTACTGAGAAAGCAGAGCCGCTAA
- the clcA gene encoding H(+)/Cl(-) exchange transporter ClcA yields MQAETPSFEQQQVEQRRRRNILRQMLQRDKTPLAILVVAAIAGALTGLVGVAFEKAVNAVLNARIGALGQVANSALVWPLAFIGSACLAMIGYWLVRRFAPEAGGSGIPEIEGALEELRPVRWWRVLPVKFIGGMGTLGAGMVLGREGPTVQIGGNIGRMVGDLFRLRSGEARHTLLATGAAAGLSAAFNAPLAGILFIIEEMRSQFHYNLISIKAVFTGVIMSSIVFRLFNGEAAVIDVGKLSNAPVNTLWLYLLLGMVFGCIGPLFNALVLRTQDLFQRLHGGHTGKWVLIGGIVGGACGVLGLVAPALSGGGFALIPIATAGNYTVGMLLFIFLARVITTLLCFSSGAPGGIFAPMLALGTVLGMAFGSASAIIFPHYQLDAGTFAIAGMGALLAASLRAPLTGIVLVLEMTDNYQLILPMIITCLGATLLAQFLGGKPLYSAILARTLARQAASADPHIARENT; encoded by the coding sequence ATGCAAGCAGAGACTCCCTCATTCGAACAACAACAAGTTGAGCAGCGCCGTCGACGGAATATTCTGCGTCAGATGCTGCAACGCGATAAAACGCCGCTGGCAATTTTAGTGGTGGCTGCAATAGCCGGTGCGCTGACGGGTTTGGTTGGCGTGGCGTTTGAGAAAGCGGTCAACGCGGTATTGAACGCGCGTATCGGCGCATTGGGACAAGTGGCGAACAGTGCGCTGGTTTGGCCGCTGGCGTTTATCGGTTCGGCGTGCCTGGCGATGATTGGCTACTGGCTGGTGCGGCGCTTTGCGCCGGAGGCGGGTGGTTCCGGTATTCCTGAAATTGAAGGCGCACTTGAAGAACTGCGCCCGGTGCGCTGGTGGCGCGTGCTGCCGGTGAAATTCATCGGCGGTATGGGAACGCTGGGAGCGGGTATGGTACTGGGGCGTGAAGGACCGACGGTGCAGATCGGCGGCAATATCGGGCGAATGGTGGGCGATCTGTTTCGCCTGCGCAGTGGTGAAGCCCGCCATACGTTGCTGGCGACCGGTGCCGCGGCCGGGCTTTCAGCGGCGTTTAACGCGCCGCTGGCAGGGATTCTGTTCATTATTGAAGAGATGCGTTCGCAGTTTCACTACAACCTGATCTCGATTAAAGCGGTGTTTACCGGCGTGATCATGTCGAGCATTGTGTTCCGGCTGTTTAACGGCGAGGCGGCAGTGATCGATGTCGGCAAGCTCAGTAATGCGCCGGTAAATACGCTGTGGCTCTATCTGCTGCTGGGAATGGTGTTTGGTTGTATCGGACCACTGTTTAATGCGTTAGTGCTGCGTACCCAGGATCTGTTTCAGCGACTTCATGGCGGACATACCGGGAAGTGGGTGCTGATTGGCGGCATCGTTGGCGGTGCGTGCGGTGTTTTGGGGCTGGTTGCGCCAGCGCTCTCCGGCGGCGGTTTTGCCCTCATCCCGATAGCGACGGCGGGCAATTATACCGTCGGCATGCTGTTGTTCATTTTCCTTGCCCGCGTAATCACCACCTTGCTTTGTTTTAGTTCCGGCGCACCGGGCGGTATTTTTGCGCCGATGTTGGCGCTGGGTACAGTCCTGGGGATGGCGTTCGGCAGCGCGAGCGCTATTATCTTCCCGCATTATCAGTTAGATGCCGGGACGTTTGCCATTGCCGGAATGGGGGCGTTGCTGGCGGCGTCGTTACGCGCGCCGCTGACCGGGATCGTGCTGGTTCTGGAAATGACAGACAATTATCAGCTTATATTGCCAATGATCATTACCTGCCTTGGTGCGACACTGTTAGCGCAGTTTCTTGGCGGTAAACCGCTCTATTCCGCTATTCTGGCACGTACGCTTGCCAGGCAAGCTGCCAGCGCGGATCCTCATATAGCGCGGGAGAATACTTGA
- the hemL gene encoding glutamate-1-semialdehyde 2,1-aminomutase encodes MNKSEELFNAARELIPGGVNSPVRAFTGVGGTPLFIERADGAYLYDADGKAYIDYVGSWGPMVLGHNHPAIRNAVIEAASRGLSFGAPTEMEVKMAALVTELVPTMDMVRMVNSGTEATMSAIRLARGFTGRDKIIKFEGCYHGHADCLLVKAGSGALTLGQPNSPGVPADFAKHTLTCTYNDLDSVRAAFEQYPQDIACIIVEPVAGNMNCVPPQPEFLPGLRALCDEFGALLIIDEVMTGFRVALAGAQAYYGVEPDLTCLGKIIGGGMPVGAFGGRREVMDALAPTGPVYQAGTLSGNPIAMAAGYACLTEVAQPGVHSTLTELTTQLADGLLEAAQQAGIPLVVNHVGGMFGLFFTDAPAVTCYQDVVKCDVERFKRFFHLMLEEGVYLAPSAFEAGFMSVAHSEEDIDNTIDAARRVFAKL; translated from the coding sequence ATGAATAAGTCTGAAGAACTCTTTAACGCAGCGCGCGAACTGATCCCCGGCGGTGTCAATTCTCCGGTCCGCGCCTTTACCGGCGTTGGTGGTACACCGCTGTTTATCGAGCGTGCTGACGGTGCTTATTTGTATGACGCCGACGGCAAAGCCTATATCGATTACGTCGGTTCCTGGGGGCCTATGGTGCTTGGGCACAACCACCCAGCCATTCGCAACGCTGTTATTGAGGCGGCCAGCCGTGGGCTGAGCTTTGGCGCCCCCACGGAGATGGAAGTCAAAATGGCCGCGCTGGTAACCGAACTGGTACCCACCATGGATATGGTACGCATGGTGAACTCCGGTACGGAAGCCACCATGAGCGCCATCCGCCTGGCGCGTGGTTTTACCGGCCGCGATAAAATCATCAAATTCGAAGGTTGCTATCACGGCCATGCCGACTGCCTGCTGGTGAAAGCCGGTTCCGGCGCGTTGACCTTGGGCCAGCCAAACTCACCGGGCGTTCCGGCTGATTTCGCCAAACACACGCTGACCTGCACCTATAACGATCTCGATTCCGTCCGCGCGGCCTTCGAACAGTATCCGCAGGATATCGCCTGTATCATCGTTGAGCCGGTTGCCGGCAATATGAACTGCGTACCGCCGCAGCCGGAATTCCTGCCGGGCCTGCGCGCGCTGTGCGATGAATTCGGCGCGCTGTTGATCATTGACGAAGTGATGACCGGTTTCCGCGTTGCGCTGGCGGGCGCGCAGGCTTATTACGGCGTCGAGCCGGATCTAACCTGTCTGGGCAAAATTATCGGCGGCGGCATGCCGGTAGGCGCGTTTGGCGGACGCCGTGAAGTGATGGACGCACTGGCGCCGACCGGCCCGGTCTATCAGGCCGGCACACTCTCTGGCAACCCGATTGCGATGGCCGCGGGCTATGCCTGCCTGACCGAAGTGGCGCAGCCGGGCGTTCACTCCACGCTAACCGAACTGACCACACAACTGGCCGATGGTCTGCTGGAAGCTGCGCAGCAGGCAGGTATTCCGCTGGTCGTTAACCACGTAGGCGGCATGTTCGGCCTGTTCTTTACCGATGCGCCAGCCGTGACCTGCTATCAGGATGTGGTGAAGTGCGACGTTGAACGCTTTAAGCGTTTCTTCCATCTGATGCTGGAAGAAGGCGTTTATCTTGCGCCATCAGCGTTTGAGGCGGGCTTTATGTCCGTGGCACACAGTGAAGAGGATATCGATAACACTATCGATGCCGCACGTCGCGTTTTCGCGAAGCTGTAA
- the fhuA gene encoding ferrichrome porin FhuA: MARPKTAQPVNTTLRKIAVVVATAVSGMSVYAQAATTQNEETITVTTAPAAQENAWGPAATIAAKHTATATKTDMPLEKTPQSISVVTSEEIALHQPKSVKEALSYTPGVAVGTRGASNTYDYLIIRGFAADGQSQNNYLDGLKMQGNFYNDAVIDPYMIERAEILRGPTSVLYGKSSPGGLLNMVSKRPTTTPLYEIQFKAGTDNLFQTGFDFSDALDDDGVFSYRLTGLARSANAQQEDKKEQRYTVAPSFTWRPDDKTNFTFLSYFQNEPETGYYGWLPKEGTVQPLPNGSRLPTDFNEGAKNNTYSRNQKMVGYSFEHAFDDTFTVRQNLRYAENKTSQNSVYGYGMCSDPLYASAPASSPCAGIAQSEWGHYLTRQYVIDHEKLQNFSVDTQLQSKFATGSVDHILLTGVDYMRMRNDINSWFGYAGSVAPSDIYNLDRGDFDFGARPTPSGAYQILNRQQQTGLYAQDQAQWDKVLVTLGGRYDWAKQSAFNRTTNITAERDDKQFTWRGGVNYLFDNGVTPYFSYSESFEPASTTGASGAIFAPSKGKQYEAGVKYSPKDRPIVMTGAVYQLTKSNNLMADPNGSFWSVEGGEIRARGVEIEAKAALSANINVVSSYTYTQAEYTTDTNYKGNTPAQVPKHMASLWGDYTFYDGALSGLTLGTGARLTGSSYGDPANSFKVGSYTVVDALVRYDLARVGLAGSNVALHVNNLLDREYVASCFNTYGCFWGAERQVVATATFRF; the protein is encoded by the coding sequence ATGGCGCGTCCAAAAACTGCTCAGCCAGTCAACACTACGCTGCGTAAAATCGCAGTTGTAGTAGCCACAGCGGTTAGCGGCATGTCTGTTTATGCACAGGCTGCAACAACCCAGAATGAAGAAACCATCACCGTAACCACCGCGCCTGCTGCGCAGGAAAATGCGTGGGGTCCGGCGGCTACCATCGCGGCGAAACATACCGCTACAGCCACCAAAACGGATATGCCGCTGGAGAAAACACCTCAGTCTATTTCCGTGGTGACCAGCGAAGAGATCGCGCTGCATCAGCCGAAATCCGTGAAAGAAGCTCTCAGCTATACACCGGGCGTTGCGGTCGGCACACGCGGTGCCTCCAATACCTACGACTACCTGATTATTCGTGGTTTCGCCGCGGATGGTCAGAGCCAGAACAACTACCTCGACGGTCTGAAGATGCAGGGCAACTTCTACAATGACGCGGTAATTGATCCTTATATGATTGAGCGCGCAGAAATCCTGCGCGGCCCAACCTCCGTTCTCTACGGAAAAAGTAGCCCCGGCGGCCTGTTGAATATGGTCAGCAAGCGCCCAACCACCACGCCGTTGTATGAAATACAGTTCAAAGCAGGCACAGACAACCTGTTCCAGACCGGGTTTGATTTCAGCGATGCGCTGGATGATGACGGCGTCTTCTCTTATCGCTTAACCGGTCTTGCGCGTTCGGCGAATGCGCAGCAGGAAGACAAAAAAGAGCAGCGCTACACCGTTGCGCCATCCTTTACCTGGCGCCCGGATGACAAAACGAATTTTACGTTCCTCTCTTACTTCCAGAACGAGCCGGAAACCGGCTATTACGGCTGGTTGCCGAAAGAGGGAACGGTTCAACCGCTGCCGAATGGCTCGCGTCTGCCGACCGATTTCAACGAAGGCGCGAAGAACAACACCTATTCCCGTAACCAGAAAATGGTGGGTTATAGCTTCGAACATGCGTTCGATGACACCTTCACCGTGCGCCAGAACCTGCGTTACGCCGAGAATAAAACGTCGCAAAACAGCGTTTACGGTTATGGAATGTGTTCTGATCCACTCTATGCAAGCGCTCCGGCGAGCAGCCCATGTGCAGGCATTGCGCAGTCGGAGTGGGGCCATTACCTGACTCGCCAGTATGTGATCGATCACGAGAAGTTGCAGAACTTCTCCGTCGATACGCAACTGCAAAGCAAATTTGCTACCGGTTCAGTGGATCACATTCTGCTGACCGGCGTCGATTACATGCGTATGCGTAACGACATTAATTCATGGTTTGGCTATGCAGGCTCTGTCGCTCCGTCTGACATCTACAACCTTGATCGCGGTGACTTCGATTTTGGTGCTCGTCCGACGCCTTCTGGTGCTTACCAGATCCTGAACCGCCAGCAACAAACGGGCCTTTACGCACAGGATCAGGCGCAGTGGGATAAGGTGCTGGTTACGCTGGGCGGCCGTTATGACTGGGCTAAACAGAGCGCATTCAACCGCACCACCAATATCACAGCGGAACGCGATGATAAGCAGTTTACCTGGCGTGGCGGTGTTAACTACCTGTTCGACAATGGCGTAACGCCATACTTTAGCTATAGCGAGTCGTTTGAACCGGCATCGACCACCGGGGCGAGCGGCGCTATTTTCGCACCGTCCAAAGGCAAGCAGTACGAAGCAGGCGTGAAATACAGCCCGAAAGATCGTCCGATTGTCATGACCGGTGCCGTTTATCAGCTCACCAAGAGCAACAACCTGATGGCCGATCCAAACGGTTCTTTCTGGTCTGTTGAAGGCGGTGAAATTCGCGCGCGCGGCGTGGAAATCGAAGCCAAAGCGGCGCTGTCAGCGAATATCAACGTGGTGAGTTCGTATACCTATACCCAGGCTGAATACACCACTGATACCAACTACAAAGGCAACACTCCGGCGCAAGTGCCTAAACATATGGCGTCACTGTGGGGCGACTACACCTTTTACGACGGTGCGTTGTCTGGTCTGACATTAGGCACCGGCGCACGTCTCACTGGTTCAAGCTATGGCGATCCGGCGAACTCCTTTAAGGTGGGCAGCTACACAGTTGTCGATGCACTGGTGCGCTACGATCTGGCGCGTGTTGGCCTGGCGGGTTCCAACGTCGCGCTTCACGTGAATAACCTGCTCGATCGTGAATACGTTGCCAGTTGCTTCAACACGTACGGCTGTTTCTGGGGCGCAGAACGTCAGGTGGTGGCGACCGCAACCTTCCGCTTTTAA
- a CDS encoding TRIC cation channel family protein, with protein sequence MLVYWLDIIGTAVFAISGVLLAGKLRMDPFGVLVLGVVTAVGGGTIRDMALAHGPVFWVKDPTDLVIAMVTCMLTIVLVRQPRRLPKWILPVLDAVGLAVFVGIGVNKAFIAETGPLIAICMGVLTGVGGGIIRDVLAREVPMILRTEIYATACIAGGIVHATAFYFFAVPLETASMLGMVVTLVIRLAAIRWHLKLPTFALDDTGR encoded by the coding sequence ATGCTGGTTTACTGGCTGGATATTATTGGCACCGCCGTATTTGCGATCTCGGGCGTTTTGCTGGCCGGGAAATTACGTATGGACCCTTTCGGCGTGCTGGTACTTGGCGTCGTGACAGCCGTTGGCGGCGGGACCATCCGTGATATGGCATTAGCGCACGGGCCAGTATTCTGGGTGAAAGATCCTACCGATCTCGTTATCGCCATGGTGACCTGCATGCTGACAATTGTGCTGGTACGTCAGCCCCGGCGTTTGCCCAAATGGATCCTGCCGGTGCTGGATGCGGTGGGATTAGCAGTTTTTGTCGGTATCGGCGTCAACAAAGCGTTTATCGCCGAAACCGGGCCGCTTATTGCTATTTGCATGGGCGTATTAACCGGTGTTGGCGGCGGGATTATTCGCGATGTCCTGGCGCGCGAAGTGCCGATGATCCTGCGCACCGAAATCTACGCGACGGCCTGTATCGCCGGGGGGATTGTCCACGCCACGGCGTTTTACTTCTTTGCCGTGCCGCTGGAAACCGCCAGTATGCTGGGCATGGTGGTGACGTTGGTTATTCGCCTGGCCGCAATTCGCTGGCATCTGAAGTTACCGACCTTTGCGCTGGATGATACCGGGCGCTGA
- the fhuD gene encoding Fe(3+)-hydroxamate ABC transporter substrate-binding protein FhuD: protein MAGLHSISRRRLLTAMALSPLLWHLRSARAATVDPHRIVALEWLPVELLLALGITPYGVADVHNYNIWVNEPSLPASVIDVGLRTEPNLELLTQMKPSLLVWSAGYGPDEAKLAKIAPGRGFTFSDGKQPLALARRSLNEMAHMLNLEAAAKKHLDQFDALIDGTKPHFARRGDRPLLMITLLDPRHVLVFAENCLFQAVLDQLGVRNAWQGETTFWGSVTVGIDRLAAYKDVDVLCFDHGNEQDMRKLMATPLWQAMPFVRAGRFQRVPAVWFYGATLSAMHFTRVLDKALGGRA, encoded by the coding sequence ATGGCTGGTCTGCACTCGATTAGCCGTCGTCGTTTACTGACGGCGATGGCGCTCTCTCCGTTGCTGTGGCATCTGCGCAGCGCTCGTGCGGCAACCGTTGATCCGCACCGTATTGTGGCGCTGGAATGGCTGCCGGTGGAATTGCTGTTGGCGCTGGGCATCACGCCGTATGGCGTTGCCGATGTGCATAATTACAACATCTGGGTTAACGAACCGTCGCTGCCCGCTTCGGTGATTGACGTTGGTTTGCGTACCGAACCGAACCTCGAATTACTCACGCAGATGAAACCCTCGCTGCTGGTCTGGTCGGCGGGTTACGGCCCGGATGAAGCCAAACTGGCGAAGATCGCACCGGGGCGCGGTTTTACCTTCAGCGACGGTAAACAACCGCTGGCGCTGGCCCGACGTTCGCTGAACGAAATGGCGCACATGCTGAATCTGGAAGCCGCAGCCAAAAAACATCTCGATCAGTTTGATGCGTTAATTGACGGGACAAAACCGCATTTCGCCCGGCGCGGCGATCGTCCGTTATTGATGATTACCCTGCTCGATCCGCGCCATGTGCTGGTGTTTGCCGAGAACTGCCTGTTCCAGGCGGTGCTCGATCAGCTGGGCGTGCGCAATGCCTGGCAGGGGGAAACCACTTTCTGGGGCAGCGTGACGGTCGGTATCGACAGGCTGGCAGCGTACAAAGATGTGGATGTGCTCTGTTTCGATCACGGTAATGAGCAGGATATGCGCAAGCTGATGGCGACGCCGCTGTGGCAGGCGATGCCGTTTGTCCGGGCTGGCCGTTTCCAGCGCGTTCCGGCGGTCTGGTTCTATGGCGCGACACTGTCGGCGATGCACTTCACCCGCGTGCTGGATAAGGCGCTGGGAGGCCGGGCATGA